One window from the genome of Pelodictyon luteolum DSM 273 encodes:
- a CDS encoding radical SAM protein — protein sequence MQLKLENHPCFNDSARHKFGRIHLPVAPKCNIQCNYCNRKFDCMNENRPGVSSRLLSPGQALHYLKQAVLLSPNISVVGIAGPGDPFANSEETMETLRLVRKEFPEMLLCVATNGLNLMPFIPELKELEVSHVTITINAIDPAIGAEIYAWVRHEKRMHRDIEAAELLIGNQLAALSALKAAGITAKVNTIIIPGVNDRHVLAVAEKVSELGADILNCLPYYNTKETVFENIEEPPADMVADIQKATSAFLPQMKHCARCRADAVGIIGEMNSEAMTEKLHEAARLPKNPSETRPYLAVTSLEGVLVNQHLGDADRFLVYGMDPATGTCSLIDSRPAPKPGGGQHRWEAVADLIGDCRALLCSSAGDSPTKVLNTKGIEVMVLEGVIEDAVTGLFKGEDIRHMTRNSRKHACSGTGGGCG from the coding sequence ATGCAGCTCAAACTTGAAAACCACCCATGCTTCAACGACTCCGCCCGACACAAGTTCGGCCGGATACACCTCCCTGTCGCCCCGAAATGCAACATCCAGTGCAACTACTGCAACAGGAAGTTCGACTGCATGAACGAGAACAGGCCGGGCGTCTCGAGCAGGCTGCTCTCACCCGGCCAGGCACTGCACTACCTGAAGCAGGCCGTTCTGCTCTCGCCGAACATTTCGGTGGTCGGCATAGCAGGTCCCGGCGACCCTTTCGCCAACTCCGAAGAGACCATGGAGACGCTCCGCCTGGTCCGCAAAGAGTTTCCCGAGATGCTGCTCTGCGTCGCAACCAACGGGCTCAACCTCATGCCCTTCATCCCCGAGCTCAAGGAGCTTGAGGTAAGCCACGTCACCATCACCATCAACGCCATAGACCCGGCCATCGGCGCTGAAATCTATGCCTGGGTCCGCCATGAAAAACGGATGCACCGCGACATTGAAGCTGCAGAACTCCTGATCGGCAACCAGCTTGCCGCCCTCAGCGCGCTGAAAGCCGCCGGCATCACCGCCAAGGTCAACACCATCATCATCCCCGGCGTCAATGACCGGCATGTGCTAGCGGTAGCCGAAAAGGTCTCGGAACTCGGGGCAGACATCCTCAACTGCCTTCCCTACTATAACACGAAGGAGACCGTCTTCGAAAACATCGAGGAACCTCCGGCCGACATGGTGGCCGACATCCAGAAAGCCACCAGTGCCTTCCTCCCGCAGATGAAGCACTGCGCCCGCTGCCGCGCCGACGCGGTCGGCATCATCGGAGAGATGAACAGCGAAGCCATGACCGAAAAGCTCCATGAGGCCGCCAGACTGCCGAAAAACCCTTCAGAGACCCGGCCCTACCTTGCCGTCACGAGCCTCGAAGGAGTCCTCGTCAACCAGCACCTCGGCGACGCCGACCGGTTCCTTGTCTACGGCATGGACCCCGCCACCGGCACCTGCTCGCTCATCGACTCCCGCCCTGCACCCAAACCGGGCGGAGGACAACACCGGTGGGAAGCCGTGGCGGATCTCATCGGCGACTGCCGCGCTCTGCTCTGCAGCAGTGCAGGGGACTCGCCGACCAAGGTGCTGAACACCAAGGGAATAGAAGTCATGGTGCTCGAAGGAGTGATTGAAGACGCCGTCACAGGCCTCTTCAAGGGCGAAGACATCCGGCACATGACCCGTAACAGCAGAAAGCATGCATGCAGCGGAACGGGAGGCGGCTGCGGCTGA
- a CDS encoding (2Fe-2S) ferredoxin domain-containing protein, with protein sequence MDKPKHHIFVCASFRAQGAPQGICRKKESLSLIPYFESELADRGMTDVAVSATACLNLCEKGPIVVIYPENFWYGEVDSEDKVDEILDALEEGEACEAHIIH encoded by the coding sequence ATGGACAAACCCAAACACCACATTTTCGTCTGCGCAAGCTTCCGCGCCCAGGGAGCTCCACAGGGCATCTGCCGCAAAAAAGAGTCACTCAGTCTGATTCCCTATTTCGAGAGCGAGCTGGCCGACCGCGGCATGACGGACGTGGCCGTGTCCGCCACCGCATGCCTCAACCTCTGCGAGAAGGGCCCGATTGTCGTCATCTACCCTGAAAACTTCTGGTATGGAGAAGTCGACAGTGAAGATAAGGTCGATGAAATTCTCGATGCGCTTGAAGAGGGCGAAGCGTGCGAAGCGCACATCATCCACTGA
- a CDS encoding c-type cytochrome, whose amino-acid sequence MKPVTRVLLACALLPLGAGAAYAAKSAETGQTLYNHHCSSCHSMTPPPETAPPIVGLAHFYHKAFEKREDGVQHIMDFIKHPEPSQSKLRAPAITRFGLMPPLKLTTQERRTVSEWMWDQYKPNFTPPDCPE is encoded by the coding sequence ATGAAACCCGTCACCAGAGTACTTCTCGCTTGCGCACTGCTACCCCTTGGAGCAGGAGCTGCATATGCTGCAAAGTCCGCCGAAACAGGCCAGACACTCTACAACCACCACTGCAGCAGCTGCCATTCCATGACGCCTCCCCCCGAAACCGCGCCGCCGATTGTCGGACTCGCGCACTTCTACCATAAGGCATTTGAAAAAAGGGAGGATGGTGTTCAGCATATCATGGACTTCATAAAACATCCCGAACCATCCCAGTCAAAGCTCCGTGCACCGGCCATTACAAGGTTTGGATTGATGCCGCCACTCAAACTCACAACTCAAGAACGCAGGACCGTATCGGAATGGATGTGGGACCAGTACAAGCCGAACTTCACCCCGCCGGACTGTCCGGAATAA
- a CDS encoding c-type cytochrome produces MMMKSIILAMTGMLMAASMPEEASASEPGMEIYTRHCNACHPLNQPPTGGPPVLGIALHYHEAFIEREAGVTHMMAFIENPDPRASQLEPAAMTRFGLMPPIKLNKRELKMVAEWFWDQYRQGFKPPGGCR; encoded by the coding sequence ATGATGATGAAATCAATAATCTTGGCCATGACAGGCATGCTCATGGCAGCATCAATGCCTGAAGAGGCTTCAGCCAGCGAGCCAGGTATGGAAATCTACACCCGGCACTGCAACGCCTGCCATCCGCTCAACCAGCCTCCGACCGGCGGCCCTCCTGTTCTCGGGATTGCGCTCCACTATCACGAGGCCTTCATTGAGCGTGAAGCAGGTGTCACGCACATGATGGCTTTTATTGAAAACCCTGATCCGCGAGCATCCCAACTCGAGCCCGCAGCAATGACCCGGTTTGGCTTGATGCCCCCAATCAAACTCAACAAACGAGAGCTTAAGATGGTGGCAGAATGGTTCTGGGATCAATACAGGCAAGGCTTCAAGCCTCCGGGAGGCTGCAGGTAA
- a CDS encoding TonB-dependent receptor plug domain-containing protein, with translation MLLALCWILPGTGLAASFLSEETVVTATRTETPVSKVPAAIEVISKEEIAASGAETLDAVLAEAQSISLQSPSGRISIAGLRGLNSKNTLILLDGMRLSSGFGDYVDMEEIPTAMIERIEIIRGSGSALYGSDAIGGVINIITRKPTKELHAGVGFRTGISKYSEAGMARGDGWISGTTGKLGYVIAGSYSDRDHYDRDKSDIVPDGDDKYLGGGSAALTYRFHEGVTARMGVLYHDRQNEGARLYSKKYYDRTLESDRTLGYAGLDIATGSESTLTLQGSLSSYDWKSTMDPITVASGFVTSLKQEASLLESHWVSKLSKSNRLSIGLDYRKEDRRDVNINKTFAVVTGSHDVWNFGSYIQDELSVIDPLGLTLGLRYDSHSDFGTAFSPKVSIWHQLADKLKIRGSYGEGFRAPTIYELYIGSPWTQSQAIVANPDLEPEKSRTYEIGMDATAGPLTCSITGFRNDLRDMIGKISLGMIDGVPNYQLGNIDRAMTQGVEVSASVTIPYGFTLSDEFTTIESEDKSTGADLLFVPDITNTLKLAYLQPKAGINANIRLLTTGRQMTDKTTKTEGYSLVNLYLSKSVISNTSVFFGIDNLFNDEADAAYALNSGAAATGTYFYGGITMSL, from the coding sequence ATGCTACTTGCACTCTGCTGGATACTGCCTGGCACCGGTCTTGCGGCATCATTTCTTTCAGAAGAAACCGTGGTTACGGCAACACGCACGGAAACGCCGGTATCAAAAGTCCCTGCAGCTATTGAAGTGATCAGCAAGGAGGAAATTGCCGCCAGTGGAGCCGAAACGCTTGATGCAGTGCTGGCTGAAGCCCAGAGCATCTCCCTGCAATCCCCCTCCGGCAGGATCAGCATCGCAGGACTCAGAGGCCTCAACAGCAAGAATACCCTCATCCTGCTCGATGGCATGCGGCTTTCCTCCGGTTTCGGGGACTATGTCGACATGGAGGAAATACCGACGGCCATGATTGAGAGGATCGAAATCATCAGGGGTTCAGGCTCCGCACTCTATGGCAGTGATGCCATCGGCGGGGTCATCAACATCATCACGAGGAAACCCACCAAAGAGCTCCATGCGGGAGTCGGGTTCAGAACCGGCATCAGCAAATACAGCGAAGCGGGCATGGCCAGGGGTGACGGATGGATCAGCGGTACGACCGGAAAGCTCGGCTATGTCATTGCCGGCTCCTACAGCGACCGAGATCATTACGATCGTGACAAGAGCGATATCGTACCCGATGGAGATGACAAATATCTTGGAGGAGGATCCGCAGCACTGACGTACAGATTCCATGAAGGTGTCACGGCCAGAATGGGAGTGCTTTACCATGATAGGCAAAATGAAGGCGCCCGCTTGTATTCAAAGAAATATTATGATCGAACCCTTGAAAGCGACCGTACCCTTGGCTATGCGGGTTTAGACATAGCCACAGGAAGCGAATCAACTCTGACGCTACAGGGCAGCCTATCGAGCTACGACTGGAAATCAACAATGGATCCAATCACCGTAGCTTCCGGCTTCGTAACCAGCCTTAAGCAGGAAGCCTCGCTTCTCGAAAGTCACTGGGTAAGTAAACTGAGCAAAAGTAACCGGCTATCCATCGGCCTCGATTACCGCAAGGAAGATCGACGTGATGTCAATATCAATAAAACATTTGCCGTTGTAACCGGCAGCCACGACGTATGGAACTTCGGGTCCTACATTCAGGACGAATTGTCTGTCATTGACCCGCTCGGCCTTACTCTCGGCCTACGCTACGACAGCCACTCAGACTTCGGCACCGCATTCAGTCCGAAAGTCAGCATATGGCACCAACTTGCTGACAAACTCAAGATCAGAGGTTCCTACGGCGAAGGGTTCCGTGCCCCGACCATCTACGAGCTCTATATCGGTTCTCCATGGACACAAAGCCAGGCGATTGTCGCCAATCCTGATCTCGAACCAGAAAAATCAAGAACTTATGAAATCGGCATGGATGCAACAGCCGGACCGTTAACCTGTAGCATCACGGGTTTCAGGAACGACCTTCGAGACATGATCGGAAAAATTTCATTAGGAATGATAGATGGGGTGCCCAACTACCAGCTCGGCAACATTGACAGGGCAATGACACAAGGCGTAGAGGTAAGTGCATCGGTCACAATCCCATATGGCTTTACCCTGTCCGATGAATTCACCACAATTGAGAGCGAAGATAAAAGCACCGGAGCAGACCTGCTGTTCGTCCCGGACATCACCAACACCCTCAAGCTAGCGTATCTCCAGCCAAAAGCCGGAATCAACGCAAACATACGCTTGCTTACGACAGGAAGGCAGATGACTGACAAGACAACCAAAACAGAGGGGTACTCTCTCGTCAACCTGTACCTTTCGAAAAGCGTCATTTCAAACACCAGCGTTTTCTTTGGAATCGACAATCTGTTCAATGACGAGGCAGATGCAGCGTATGCGCTGAACAGCGGTGCTGCCGCTACGGGAACCTACTTTTACGGCGGCATAACGATGTCCCTGTAA
- a CDS encoding TonB-dependent receptor: MAFLLAATAQAAETAPDSTVIRFTSEEITVSGQKGDILQQVTGSESAVLNPSQMSVYKVINMMPSLSQQSVDPYGLADISNYHEAFKFRGVEATAGGVPSTTANVEGLPVTGRPGGGATIYDLENMQNITIYTGVMPANKGLGLSTVGGKIDMEIKRPTDTFGVDVKQTVGSNDFSRTYLRVDSGELGSGLKAFVSGSTSYADKWKGEGSSNRNNLMFGISETFSDRVKLEAFLTYSKGLIHPYRALSYAEISNLETAYSKDYSTDPTSVWHYDYNKNEFEDWMVMANLEIKTGDSSKLNIKPYYWSDKGYYMETITPTPGTNLVREWDVEHDLKGLLAEYSTKLGDIDLDFGYLFHTQERPGPPSSWKNYTVSTAGDLVFKNWSILSNTSSHELHEPFIEAKYSTGNYRIEGGLKYVNYTLPSIITYDMAAVDVSYDEALASNPSIDASRSATAAKTFSRVFPNLTLTRFINDDTSIHLAYGENYVTHVDIYPYFISNAKNFITNGITFQELWDAREMETAQNFELGMKMKGTNWSLAPTIYYAIHNHKQAVLYDPALNATYPMNNADAKGYGVELEADYKPSRDLKCYGSFSWNRFYFDQAIASDASGNPTIDVKGDQVPDAPEFMAKGMLSYRMGDVSISPIVRYSSVRYGDVLHEEKIDGATVFDLDITWSRPMLGFKNVDCSLSLINVFDKQYVSMISTSDYKTMKTSYQPGAPFTLMATLALHY; encoded by the coding sequence ATGGCGTTTCTGCTCGCAGCAACGGCCCAAGCCGCTGAAACAGCACCAGACAGCACCGTCATCCGCTTTACCTCCGAGGAAATCACCGTATCAGGCCAGAAGGGAGATATCCTGCAGCAGGTAACCGGCAGCGAATCGGCCGTACTGAACCCCTCGCAGATGTCCGTCTACAAGGTCATCAACATGATGCCATCCCTCAGCCAGCAGAGCGTCGACCCATACGGGCTCGCCGACATATCCAACTACCATGAGGCATTCAAGTTCCGTGGAGTTGAGGCTACGGCCGGCGGCGTGCCGTCCACTACGGCCAATGTTGAAGGACTTCCCGTCACCGGCAGACCGGGGGGAGGAGCGACCATCTACGATCTTGAGAACATGCAGAACATCACCATCTACACCGGCGTCATGCCGGCAAACAAGGGACTCGGGCTTTCCACTGTCGGGGGCAAGATTGACATGGAAATCAAGCGACCTACCGATACGTTTGGTGTTGATGTGAAGCAGACCGTCGGCAGCAACGACTTCAGCCGCACCTATCTGAGGGTTGATAGCGGCGAGCTCGGAAGTGGGCTGAAGGCATTCGTTTCGGGATCGACGAGCTATGCCGACAAGTGGAAAGGCGAAGGATCGAGCAACCGCAACAACCTCATGTTCGGGATCTCGGAAACCTTCAGCGACAGGGTGAAGCTTGAAGCATTCCTTACATACAGCAAAGGGCTGATCCATCCCTACCGCGCACTCAGCTATGCCGAAATCAGCAACCTCGAAACCGCCTATAGCAAGGACTACAGCACAGACCCCACCAGCGTCTGGCACTACGACTACAACAAGAACGAGTTTGAGGACTGGATGGTGATGGCCAACCTGGAAATCAAAACCGGGGACAGCTCGAAGCTGAACATCAAACCCTACTACTGGAGCGACAAGGGGTATTACATGGAAACCATAACACCAACACCGGGAACGAACCTCGTCCGGGAGTGGGACGTCGAGCATGACCTTAAAGGGCTACTCGCTGAATACTCAACAAAACTCGGTGATATCGATCTTGATTTTGGATACCTATTCCACACTCAGGAACGGCCGGGACCTCCCTCCTCATGGAAGAACTACACCGTATCCACTGCAGGGGACCTTGTATTCAAAAACTGGTCTATCCTCTCGAACACCTCCAGCCACGAACTGCACGAACCCTTCATTGAGGCAAAGTACAGCACAGGGAACTATCGTATTGAGGGCGGCCTGAAGTATGTCAACTACACCCTGCCGTCGATCATCACATATGACATGGCGGCCGTTGACGTAAGCTACGACGAGGCTCTCGCCTCGAACCCGTCAATAGACGCATCAAGAAGCGCAACAGCAGCAAAAACCTTCAGCCGCGTCTTTCCAAACCTGACGCTGACGAGGTTCATCAATGATGACACATCGATTCACCTCGCCTACGGAGAAAACTATGTCACCCATGTCGACATCTATCCCTACTTCATCTCCAATGCCAAAAATTTCATAACCAACGGCATCACCTTCCAGGAGCTCTGGGACGCCCGCGAAATGGAGACAGCACAGAACTTCGAGCTTGGCATGAAGATGAAGGGCACCAACTGGAGCCTCGCCCCGACCATCTATTATGCCATCCACAACCACAAGCAGGCGGTGCTCTACGACCCGGCGCTTAATGCAACATACCCGATGAATAACGCCGACGCCAAGGGATACGGCGTCGAACTTGAAGCAGACTACAAGCCCTCCCGCGACCTGAAATGTTACGGTTCATTCTCATGGAACCGATTCTACTTCGACCAGGCCATCGCGTCTGATGCCAGCGGCAACCCGACTATTGACGTAAAGGGTGACCAGGTTCCTGATGCACCGGAATTCATGGCCAAGGGAATGCTCAGCTACAGGATGGGTGACGTCAGCATCTCTCCGATTGTCCGTTACAGCTCAGTCCGTTACGGGGATGTACTACACGAAGAAAAGATCGACGGTGCGACGGTCTTCGATCTTGACATCACCTGGTCGCGACCGATGCTCGGATTCAAAAATGTCGACTGTTCGCTTTCCCTCATCAACGTGTTCGACAAACAGTACGTCAGCATGATCAGCACGTCCGACTATAAAACGATGAAGACATCCTACCAACCCGGAGCGCCGTTCACCCTTATGGCGACGCTTGCCCTCCACTACTAG
- the modA gene encoding molybdate ABC transporter substrate-binding protein, whose protein sequence is MRKKTLFPILLFMLVAGTLHAATLTIAAGAGYKRPLMEISRLYEEKNGTHVDGVYGNMQHIITQTTMSGKVAIILGDRDCLLRSGVKTSGFHRIGGGKLVLAWRKGLKLDRASSIEGKAFGRIGMPDPSKTIYGNAATTFLQRSGLEAGTRTKLMTMSTVPQVSAYLITGELDAGFLNLTDALAIQEQIGGFMPIEQSLYEPINIGTVKVAGFENNNEARRFLEFLEKPESLAIFGKYGL, encoded by the coding sequence ATGAGAAAAAAAACACTGTTTCCCATTCTGCTGTTCATGCTGGTTGCCGGCACCCTCCATGCAGCCACACTCACCATTGCGGCCGGCGCCGGCTACAAACGGCCCCTCATGGAGATCTCCCGTCTCTATGAAGAGAAAAACGGCACCCACGTCGACGGCGTCTACGGCAACATGCAGCATATCATCACCCAGACGACAATGAGCGGCAAGGTCGCCATCATCCTCGGCGACCGCGACTGCCTCCTCCGCTCCGGCGTAAAGACCTCCGGGTTCCACCGCATCGGCGGCGGCAAACTTGTCCTTGCCTGGCGCAAAGGACTCAAGCTTGACCGGGCTTCGTCAATTGAGGGAAAAGCGTTCGGACGGATCGGCATGCCAGACCCATCAAAAACCATTTACGGCAATGCCGCCACCACATTCCTCCAACGCTCCGGGCTCGAAGCCGGCACCAGAACAAAACTCATGACCATGTCCACCGTCCCCCAGGTGTCGGCATACCTCATCACCGGTGAACTTGACGCAGGATTCCTGAACCTGACCGATGCGCTGGCTATTCAGGAGCAGATCGGAGGGTTCATGCCGATTGAGCAGTCGCTCTACGAGCCGATCAACATCGGCACGGTGAAGGTGGCAGGATTTGAGAACAACAATGAGGCCCGCAGATTTCTGGAATTTCTGGAAAAGCCCGAAAGCCTTGCTATCTTCGGGAAATACGGACTCTGA
- a CDS encoding molybdate ABC transporter permease subunit gives MHIPALPDGIAGPLELSLSTAAVTLVLHLAAGVLAGYFLTGRRSVFQTIADGIVTLPLVFPPIATGFLLLLLLGRQGIIGQGLQALGTDIIFSRNGVWIASFIAGLPLVVKSMQTAVEGMPPSLSEAAWTLGKSRLHTYLFVILPAARNALLTGLVLSVGRSLGEVGITLMLGGNISGKTETVSLAIYNAVFEGNLDRALILSGLLALFSLSMFHLLKKIGGTTEG, from the coding sequence ATGCACATCCCCGCACTCCCCGACGGCATCGCCGGCCCGCTTGAGCTCAGCCTCAGCACCGCAGCAGTGACCCTCGTCCTGCACCTCGCGGCGGGAGTGCTGGCAGGCTACTTCCTGACCGGCAGAAGGAGCGTGTTCCAGACAATTGCAGACGGAATCGTGACCCTTCCGCTGGTATTTCCTCCGATTGCCACAGGGTTCCTTCTGCTCCTTCTGCTCGGGCGTCAGGGCATCATCGGCCAGGGCCTGCAGGCACTCGGTACCGATATCATCTTCAGCCGGAACGGCGTATGGATTGCATCGTTCATCGCAGGCCTGCCGCTCGTTGTCAAGTCCATGCAGACGGCGGTTGAGGGCATGCCTCCATCGCTCTCTGAAGCGGCATGGACACTCGGTAAAAGCCGTCTGCACACCTATCTCTTCGTCATACTCCCCGCGGCCCGAAATGCGCTTCTCACCGGACTTGTGCTCTCGGTCGGCCGTTCGCTCGGGGAAGTAGGCATCACCCTCATGCTCGGCGGCAACATCAGCGGAAAAACGGAGACCGTCTCGCTGGCCATCTATAATGCCGTGTTCGAGGGCAATCTCGACCGTGCGCTCATCCTCTCCGGCCTGCTTGCACTCTTCTCCCTCTCGATGTTCCATCTCCTGAAAAAAATCGGTGGAACGACGGAAGGCTAG
- a CDS encoding TOBE domain-containing protein codes for MAKCMRDDIGLEGDIWFQKDRNRFLGGDRIALLDKIQELGSINSAAKAVGISYKTAWHLVNMMNNLSEKPLVERTAGGKGGGGTILTREGKKVLEQFRVVQEEHRKYLHNLEQRLGNTTQLHQFLKMISMKISARNVFSGTIEQITPGAVNAEVVILLSGGARITSIITNGAVKNLALKEGMSAYAIIKASSIIIGEDLESAKISARNLMCGTISKLIEGPVSTEVDVEIGGGNVISAIITHGSSMKLGLKEGGKTCAAFKASSVILGVN; via the coding sequence ATGGCAAAATGCATGCGTGACGACATCGGCCTTGAAGGCGATATCTGGTTCCAGAAAGACCGGAACCGGTTCCTCGGCGGCGACAGGATCGCCCTTCTGGACAAAATCCAGGAACTGGGATCCATCAACAGCGCAGCCAAAGCGGTCGGCATCAGTTACAAGACCGCATGGCACCTCGTCAATATGATGAACAACCTTTCCGAAAAGCCCCTGGTGGAGAGGACCGCCGGAGGCAAGGGCGGGGGCGGTACCATCCTTACCCGTGAGGGGAAAAAAGTGCTTGAACAGTTCCGGGTGGTGCAGGAAGAACACCGCAAATACCTCCACAATCTGGAACAGCGACTCGGCAACACGACACAGCTCCATCAATTCCTAAAAATGATCTCCATGAAAATCAGTGCACGCAATGTCTTTTCCGGCACCATTGAACAGATCACACCCGGTGCCGTCAACGCAGAAGTGGTCATTCTGCTCTCCGGCGGAGCCCGCATCACCTCCATCATCACCAACGGTGCAGTGAAGAACCTCGCACTCAAGGAGGGCATGAGCGCATACGCCATCATCAAGGCCAGCTCCATCATCATCGGAGAGGATCTGGAGAGCGCAAAGATCAGCGCACGCAACCTCATGTGCGGCACCATCTCGAAACTGATCGAGGGCCCTGTCAGCACCGAAGTAGATGTTGAAATCGGCGGCGGCAACGTAATTTCAGCCATCATCACCCACGGCAGCTCTATGAAACTCGGCCTGAAGGAAGGCGGCAAGACCTGTGCAGCCTTCAAGGCATCGAGCGTCATCCTCGGCGTCAACTGA
- the moaA gene encoding GTP 3',8-cyclase MoaA, with protein MSRTEQNIPQLEDRFQRRITYARIALTRLCNLRCSYCMREEHESGTAAAMMSFSEVTAIIRALAAMGIKKVRLTGGEPLLRNDISDIVLAAKQTPGIEKVTLTTNGLLLDRHLDRLLEAGIDAINISIDSLQPKRYQAIARRDEYSRVKANLDRLIGIGTVPVKINVVMLRGVNDDELGDFIELTRQNPVTVRFMELQPFDDHQIWRTGKFLGMDKIRERIFSLYPEMEELQGSGTQYFSFRLPEHKGSTAIIPAYTRNFCNRCNRIRITAGGTAMSCLYEKEGVDLLQALRNEAGTDESRKEALMHCLRECILHKPEDGRKVKDAGSSAGTSMSEIGG; from the coding sequence TTGAGCCGTACCGAACAGAACATCCCCCAGCTTGAAGACCGTTTTCAACGCCGGATCACCTACGCACGCATAGCCCTCACGCGCCTATGCAACCTCCGCTGTTCCTACTGCATGCGGGAGGAACATGAGAGTGGAACGGCAGCCGCCATGATGAGCTTCAGCGAAGTAACAGCCATCATCCGGGCCCTCGCGGCAATGGGGATAAAGAAAGTGCGCCTGACCGGTGGCGAACCGCTCCTTCGCAACGACATTTCGGACATCGTCCTTGCGGCGAAACAGACACCCGGAATTGAGAAGGTAACACTCACCACAAACGGACTTCTGCTCGACCGCCATCTTGACCGGCTGCTTGAGGCGGGCATCGATGCCATAAACATCAGCATCGACTCCCTGCAGCCTAAGCGATATCAAGCCATCGCTCGCCGCGATGAGTATAGCAGGGTGAAGGCCAACCTTGACCGGCTGATCGGTATCGGAACCGTTCCGGTGAAAATCAACGTGGTCATGCTTCGCGGTGTCAACGACGACGAGCTCGGGGACTTCATCGAACTGACCCGACAGAATCCCGTCACGGTGCGGTTCATGGAGCTTCAGCCGTTCGACGACCACCAGATATGGCGTACGGGCAAGTTCCTCGGTATGGATAAAATCCGGGAACGCATCTTCAGTCTCTATCCTGAAATGGAAGAGCTGCAGGGATCGGGAACCCAGTATTTCAGTTTCCGGCTGCCGGAACATAAAGGATCCACAGCCATCATCCCCGCCTATACGCGGAACTTCTGCAACCGCTGCAACCGCATCCGGATAACAGCCGGAGGCACGGCCATGAGCTGCCTGTACGAAAAGGAGGGGGTGGACCTCCTGCAGGCCCTGAGAAATGAAGCAGGAACGGATGAATCCCGAAAGGAAGCACTCATGCATTGCTTGAGAGAGTGCATTCTCCACAAGCCCGAAGACGGCAGGAAGGTCAAGGATGCCGGCAGTTCAGCCGGCACGAGCATGTCGGAAATCGGAGGGTAG
- a CDS encoding MOSC domain-containing protein — translation MGHIEAVCVSREKGELKSPVEKAEFKKDWGIEGDAHAGDWHRQVSLLAGESVDRMRTKMPELSHGMFAENIVTRGIDLCALAVGDRLMVEGGVVLEITQIGKECHNGGCPIQVATGECIMPKEGLFCRVMEGGSVEAGMSLTKAAV, via the coding sequence ATGGGACATATCGAGGCGGTCTGCGTCAGCAGGGAAAAGGGCGAGTTGAAGTCACCGGTTGAAAAAGCCGAGTTCAAAAAAGACTGGGGAATAGAGGGTGACGCACATGCCGGTGACTGGCACCGCCAGGTTTCACTGCTTGCCGGTGAGAGCGTGGACAGGATGCGCACGAAAATGCCGGAACTCAGCCACGGGATGTTCGCCGAGAACATCGTGACGCGTGGAATCGATCTCTGTGCTCTCGCTGTCGGCGACCGGCTCATGGTGGAGGGCGGGGTGGTGCTGGAGATCACTCAGATCGGCAAGGAGTGCCACAACGGCGGTTGCCCCATACAGGTGGCGACAGGGGAGTGCATTATGCCCAAAGAGGGGCTTTTCTGCAGGGTCATGGAAGGCGGCAGTGTCGAGGCGGGGATGAGCCTCACGAAAGCCGCAGTATAG
- a CDS encoding DUF4395 domain-containing protein: protein MKQTEPQQGIPMPIVTLNRAILLAGVILAGAFQQPLITTALFLIILPAVLAGKKASMVFILGSRLFASSIEGAATESAKLMRFNNAIAAILLGGAQVAFLAGATMAGWVLSGIVALAAGIALCGFCFGCFLFYRFNLERHKLSMKLNRQL, encoded by the coding sequence ATGAAACAGACCGAACCACAACAGGGCATCCCGATGCCCATCGTCACCTTGAACCGCGCCATCCTGCTGGCAGGCGTCATCCTTGCCGGCGCATTCCAGCAGCCGCTCATCACGACGGCACTCTTCCTCATCATTCTGCCGGCGGTACTGGCGGGCAAAAAGGCAAGTATGGTGTTCATCCTCGGCTCAAGGCTTTTCGCATCCAGCATTGAAGGCGCCGCAACCGAAAGCGCGAAACTCATGCGTTTCAACAATGCCATTGCCGCCATACTGCTCGGAGGAGCACAGGTGGCGTTCCTCGCAGGAGCAACTATGGCGGGGTGGGTCCTATCAGGTATCGTCGCCCTAGCCGCCGGAATCGCGCTCTGCGGTTTCTGTTTCGGCTGTTTCCTTTTTTACCGTTTCAATCTGGAACGACATAAACTTTCGATGAAACTAAACCGGCAGTTATAA